One window of Streptococcus suis genomic DNA carries:
- the smpB gene encoding SsrA-binding protein SmpB — protein sequence MAKGEGNVIAQNKKARHDYTIVDTVEAGMVLTGTEIKSIRAGRINLKDGFAQIKQGEAWLVNVHIAPYDEGNIWNQEPTRTRKLLLRKKQIESLGNEVKGTGMTLVPLKVYIKDGFAKVLIGLAKGKHDYDKRESIKRREQDRDIKRTMKAINSR from the coding sequence ATGGCCAAGGGTGAGGGCAATGTGATTGCACAGAATAAAAAAGCCCGCCACGACTATACCATTGTCGATACAGTGGAGGCGGGGATGGTCCTGACGGGGACGGAGATTAAGTCTATTCGTGCGGGGCGGATCAACCTTAAGGACGGCTTTGCCCAGATCAAGCAGGGCGAGGCTTGGTTGGTCAATGTCCATATCGCTCCCTACGATGAGGGCAATATCTGGAATCAGGAGCCAACGCGGACCCGCAAGCTCCTCTTGCGGAAGAAGCAAATCGAGTCTTTGGGCAATGAGGTCAAGGGAACAGGGATGACCCTGGTTCCCCTCAAGGTCTATATCAAGGACGGTTTTGCTAAGGTCCTGATTGGGCTTGCCAAAGGGAAGCACGACTACGACAAGCGAGAGTCAATTAAACGCCGTGAGCAAGACCGTGATATTAAGCGAACCATGAAGGCTATCAATAGTCGATAG
- a CDS encoding alcohol dehydrogenase catalytic domain-containing protein — protein MKTAIYEKAGKMTVAEIEKPSLQAKDDVIIKVVRACVCGSDLWGYGEDIHHDHGDTNSGHEAIGIVEEVGEDITTLVPGDFVIVPFTHGCGHCDACRAGFDGTCDNHPGYTNWGNNYQSQYIRFHYGNWALVKIPGQPSDYSEGMIKSLLTLADVMPTGYHAARVADVKPGDKVVVIGDGAVGQCAVIAAKMRGASQIVMMSRHADRQQMALESGATAIVAERGEEGIAKVREILGGGADAALECVGTEASIDQALGVLHNGGRIGFVGVPHYNNHALGSTFTQNIIIGGGSASVTTYDKEILLDAVLKGQINPGRVFTQTYSLDNIDQAYKDMANRKTIKAMITVD, from the coding sequence ATGAAAACAGCTATTTATGAAAAAGCCGGTAAGATGACCGTTGCAGAAATCGAAAAACCTAGCCTTCAAGCCAAAGATGATGTCATTATCAAGGTCGTTCGGGCCTGTGTTTGTGGGTCGGACCTTTGGGGCTACGGAGAAGACATTCACCATGACCACGGTGACACAAACTCTGGTCATGAAGCCATCGGTATCGTTGAAGAGGTAGGCGAAGACATTACAACACTTGTTCCTGGTGACTTTGTGATTGTTCCATTTACACATGGTTGCGGACACTGTGATGCCTGTCGTGCTGGCTTTGATGGTACTTGTGACAACCATCCAGGCTACACCAACTGGGGCAACAACTACCAGTCTCAATACATTCGTTTCCACTACGGCAATTGGGCCTTGGTCAAAATTCCTGGTCAGCCGAGCGATTATTCAGAAGGGATGATTAAATCCCTCTTAACCTTAGCAGATGTCATGCCAACAGGTTACCATGCGGCTCGCGTAGCAGATGTCAAACCTGGTGACAAGGTTGTTGTCATCGGTGATGGTGCAGTGGGTCAATGTGCCGTCATTGCTGCAAAAATGCGCGGAGCTTCTCAGATCGTCATGATGAGCCGCCATGCAGACCGCCAGCAAATGGCTTTGGAATCAGGGGCTACTGCCATCGTAGCAGAACGTGGCGAGGAAGGAATTGCCAAAGTCCGTGAAATTCTTGGAGGTGGCGCTGATGCTGCCCTCGAATGTGTTGGTACAGAAGCTTCTATTGACCAAGCCCTCGGTGTGCTTCACAATGGTGGTCGTATCGGTTTTGTAGGTGTGCCTCATTACAACAACCACGCCCTCGGCTCAACTTTTACTCAAAATATCATTATCGGTGGTGGCTCGGCTTCTGTCACAACCTATGATAAGGAAATTTTGCTTGATGCTGTTCTCAAAGGACAGATCAATCCCGGTCGCGTTTTCACCCAAACTTACAGCCTAGACAATATCGACCAAGCCTACAAAGACATGGCCAACCGTAAAACGATTAAAGCTATGATTACGGTGGATTAA
- the rpmG gene encoding 50S ribosomal protein L33 — MRVKINLQCSECGSKNYLTSKNAKTHPDKIQVLKYCPKERKVTLHLETK; from the coding sequence GTGAGAGTAAAAATCAATTTGCAATGTTCTGAATGTGGCAGTAAGAATTATTTGACTAGCAAGAATGCCAAGACCCATCCGGATAAAATCCAGGTCTTGAAATACTGCCCCAAGGAGAGAAAAGTAACCCTCCACCTTGAAACGAAATAG
- the rnr gene encoding ribonuclease R: MKKDILNYITEAGPVTMDQLADQFGASSAKSFTDLVKLVSSMEGSRKLVFDNAGRIALPAPKVSKNKVTLQGIFRAHKSGFGFVTIDEEEDDLFVSRDDVNFAIEGDRVEVAIKKVADRLKGTAAEAEVIDILEHSLKTAVGLIIFDEDKPEYAGYIKSKNQKIAQKIYIKKSPLVLTGTEILKVDIEAYPNKKRDHFVATIRDVVGHKDDVGIDVLEVLESMDIVSEFPDEVLAEANRVPESPSEQDFEGRLDLRDEIIFTIDGADAKDLDDAVHIKQLKNGNLELGVHIADVSYYVTEGSALDQEAVKRGTSVYVTDRVVPMLPERLSNGICSLNPNVDRLTQSAIMEIDRKGKVVKHWIGQTVIKTTFRMTYSDVNDMIAGNKEKLDKYKTIVPSVDLMVKLHETLEAMRYKRGALNFDTAEAKIIVNKDGLPVDIQLRQRGIAERMIESFMLAANECVAEHFAKLDLPFIYRIHEEPKSDKLQKFIDYATSFGLTVYGTASSISQDALQDLMERVKDQPYADVLNMMLLRSMQQARYSEHNHGHYGLGAEFYTHFTSPIRRYPDLLVHRMVRDYGHNPAEKAEHFERVIPELAKSSSSLERRAIEAEREVEAMKKAEFMQEFVGQEFDGVVSSVVKFGLFVELPNTVEGLIHITNLNEYYQFHERTLTLQGEKSGRVFRVGQPIRIKLTRADKMTGEIDFAHVPSELDIVEKALKAKRRTASHSNRDRDDRSGRGRGKHHKQEAAGRDSGRHKSGKDHKSKSGKKDKKKKPFYKEVAKKNKKKRR, translated from the coding sequence ATGAAAAAAGATATTTTAAACTATATTACAGAAGCAGGTCCTGTGACCATGGACCAGCTGGCCGATCAGTTTGGAGCCAGCTCTGCTAAGAGTTTTACAGACTTGGTCAAGCTGGTGTCTAGCATGGAAGGTAGCCGTAAGCTTGTCTTTGACAATGCGGGTCGAATTGCTCTGCCAGCTCCAAAAGTGTCCAAAAACAAGGTGACCTTACAGGGTATTTTCCGTGCCCACAAGTCTGGCTTTGGCTTTGTGACAATTGACGAGGAGGAAGATGATCTCTTTGTCAGCCGTGACGATGTCAACTTCGCCATCGAGGGTGACCGAGTGGAAGTGGCTATCAAGAAAGTAGCGGACAGGCTCAAGGGGACGGCTGCGGAAGCGGAAGTCATTGATATTTTGGAACATAGCCTGAAAACAGCGGTGGGCTTGATTATTTTTGACGAAGACAAGCCAGAATATGCAGGCTACATCAAGTCTAAAAACCAGAAAATCGCACAGAAAATTTACATCAAGAAGTCACCTCTGGTATTGACCGGAACGGAAATCCTAAAAGTTGATATTGAAGCCTATCCCAATAAGAAACGGGACCACTTTGTCGCGACCATTCGGGATGTGGTGGGGCATAAGGACGATGTGGGAATCGATGTCTTGGAAGTTTTGGAATCCATGGACATCGTGTCGGAATTCCCTGATGAAGTTTTGGCAGAGGCCAATCGGGTGCCAGAAAGTCCGTCTGAACAGGACTTTGAAGGCCGCTTGGATCTGCGGGATGAAATCATCTTCACTATCGACGGTGCAGATGCCAAGGACTTGGACGATGCGGTCCATATCAAGCAACTCAAGAATGGCAATCTGGAGCTGGGTGTTCATATCGCTGATGTCAGCTACTATGTGACGGAAGGCTCTGCCTTGGACCAGGAAGCTGTCAAGCGGGGAACCTCTGTCTATGTGACCGACCGTGTGGTACCCATGTTGCCAGAACGCCTGTCAAACGGTATCTGTTCCCTTAATCCAAACGTGGACCGTCTAACCCAGTCGGCTATTATGGAAATTGACCGCAAGGGCAAGGTAGTCAAGCACTGGATTGGCCAAACGGTTATCAAAACTACCTTCCGCATGACCTATTCTGATGTCAATGACATGATTGCAGGCAACAAGGAAAAGCTGGACAAATACAAGACAATCGTGCCGAGTGTGGACCTCATGGTCAAACTCCATGAGACGCTAGAAGCCATGCGCTACAAGCGTGGGGCTCTCAACTTTGATACAGCTGAAGCTAAAATCATCGTCAACAAGGATGGTCTGCCAGTCGATATTCAACTGCGTCAGCGGGGCATTGCCGAGCGGATGATTGAGTCCTTCATGTTGGCGGCCAACGAGTGCGTTGCTGAGCATTTTGCCAAACTGGACCTGCCTTTCATCTATCGGATCCACGAGGAGCCTAAGTCAGACAAGTTGCAGAAGTTCATCGACTATGCGACCAGCTTTGGTCTGACGGTCTATGGAACGGCCAGCTCTATCAGCCAGGACGCCCTTCAGGACCTCATGGAGCGGGTCAAGGATCAGCCCTACGCCGATGTTCTCAACATGATGTTGCTGCGTTCCATGCAGCAGGCACGCTACTCGGAGCACAACCACGGCCACTACGGTCTGGGTGCGGAGTTTTACACTCACTTCACCAGTCCTATCCGCCGCTATCCCGACCTGCTGGTTCACCGCATGGTGCGGGACTATGGTCACAATCCTGCGGAAAAAGCAGAGCATTTTGAGCGGGTTATTCCTGAGCTTGCCAAGTCTTCGTCCAGTTTAGAACGCCGTGCCATTGAGGCAGAGCGGGAAGTCGAAGCCATGAAGAAGGCAGAGTTCATGCAAGAATTTGTCGGGCAAGAGTTTGATGGTGTCGTGTCTAGCGTGGTCAAGTTTGGTCTCTTTGTTGAGTTGCCAAATACGGTTGAAGGCCTGATTCATATCACCAACCTCAACGAATACTACCAGTTCCACGAGCGGACTCTGACCTTGCAGGGTGAGAAATCAGGTCGAGTCTTCCGTGTCGGTCAGCCAATTCGTATCAAGCTAACGCGGGCGGACAAGATGACAGGGGAAATCGATTTTGCCCACGTTCCGTCCGAGCTGGATATTGTGGAAAAGGCTTTGAAAGCCAAGCGGAGAACGGCCAGTCACTCCAACCGTGACCGTGATGATCGGTCAGGGCGAGGACGGGGCAAGCACCACAAACAAGAAGCTGCTGGTCGCGACAGCGGACGTCACAAGTCTGGGAAAGACCACAAGTCAAAAAGTGGTAAAAAAGACAAGAAAAAGAAACCATTTTACAAAGAAGTGGCTAAAAAGAACAAGAAGAAAAGGAGATAG
- the secG gene encoding preprotein translocase subunit SecG yields the protein MYQVLLTILLILSVILVAVIFIQPAKNQSSNVFDASSGALFERTKARGFEAVMQRFTAILVALWLLNALVLVIISSN from the coding sequence ATGTATCAAGTATTATTAACCATTCTGTTGATTTTATCTGTTATTCTTGTGGCGGTGATTTTTATTCAGCCAGCTAAAAACCAATCAAGTAATGTCTTTGATGCTTCTAGTGGTGCTCTTTTTGAGCGGACAAAGGCGCGTGGGTTTGAGGCAGTGATGCAGCGTTTTACAGCCATTCTAGTTGCCCTTTGGTTGCTCAATGCGCTGGTTCTGGTTATCATTTCAAGTAATTAA
- the tehB gene encoding SAM-dependent methyltransferase TehB, whose translation MTVLVPYKRMPIWNQDTVPKHFLTKHNTKVGTWAKIKVLKGQLKFELISDLNEILGEFVYGPTDEIPFVEPQAWHRVTLLTEDTEFFLEFFCQPEDYFAKKYGYTRTHSEVLEALDTIKPCKVLDLGCGHGRNSLYLAQQGFEVTAVDKHVPSIQTLLQVKEAEDLDLQAGTYDINSASLEQDYDWIISTVVFMFLERDRIPAIIQNMQERTRPGGYNLIVAAMDTEDAPCPMNFSFTFGEGELKEYYRDWDLVKYNEDFGQLHKRDENGNFLKMRFATMLARKKS comes from the coding sequence ATGACTGTTTTAGTTCCTTACAAACGCATGCCCATTTGGAATCAGGATACGGTTCCCAAGCATTTTTTGACCAAGCACAATACTAAAGTGGGTACCTGGGCCAAAATCAAAGTCTTGAAAGGCCAGCTCAAGTTTGAGCTGATTTCAGATCTTAATGAAATTTTGGGAGAATTTGTCTATGGTCCGACAGATGAGATTCCTTTTGTTGAGCCACAGGCTTGGCATCGGGTGACCTTGTTGACAGAGGATACGGAGTTTTTCTTGGAATTTTTCTGTCAGCCAGAGGATTATTTTGCTAAAAAGTACGGATATACGAGGACGCATTCGGAGGTCTTGGAGGCCTTGGATACTATCAAACCTTGTAAGGTCTTGGACTTGGGATGCGGCCATGGTCGTAACAGTCTTTACTTGGCCCAGCAGGGTTTTGAGGTGACGGCAGTTGATAAGCATGTTCCGAGCATTCAGACACTCTTGCAGGTCAAGGAAGCGGAGGATTTGGATTTACAGGCTGGGACTTATGATATTAACTCAGCTAGTTTGGAGCAGGACTATGACTGGATTATCTCAACAGTGGTCTTCATGTTTTTGGAGCGTGACCGTATACCCGCCATTATACAAAATATGCAGGAACGAACAAGACCGGGTGGTTACAACTTGATTGTAGCAGCCATGGATACGGAAGATGCACCTTGTCCTATGAATTTCTCCTTTACCTTTGGAGAAGGGGAGTTGAAGGAATACTACCGTGACTGGGACTTGGTCAAGTACAACGAAGACTTTGGACAGCTCCACAAGCGGGATGAGAATGGAAATTTCCTCAAGATGCGCTTTGCGACCATGTTGGCAAGAAAAAAGTCGTGA